One window of Campylobacter avium LMG 24591 genomic DNA carries:
- a CDS encoding pyridoxal phosphate-dependent aminotransferase: MLLSKRSQVLEESLTIAITTIAKNLKAQGEDILSFSAGEPDFDTPKKVKEAAIKAIEQGCAAYTNVEGNLDVLQAIQTKFKRDNDLDYDTSEIITNVGAKQSLFNCIQCLLEEGDEAIIPAPCWVSYPEMVKFAGAKPVLVQTKEENSFKLKADELKKAITSKSKMLILNYPSNPVGAVYSKDELKELAAVLEGSDIVVLSDEMYEKLQYDNEDFFSFAKASDDALKRTVTINGLSKCAAMPGWRFGYMACKDKELIKALKKLQSQSTSNICSIVQKAAIPVLLGEVDEDIEMMRNEFEKRRNKAYEMINSIEGLKISNTPKGAFYLFINIQDVEKDSMLFCKRLLEEQKVALVPGLGFGMDGFVRFSYATSMDNIVKGIQRIQEFVKNYKA, encoded by the coding sequence ATGTTACTAAGCAAACGTTCTCAAGTTTTAGAGGAGTCGCTAACAATAGCTATCACAACGATAGCAAAAAACTTAAAAGCACAAGGCGAGGATATACTTAGCTTTTCGGCTGGTGAGCCTGACTTTGATACACCTAAAAAGGTAAAAGAAGCGGCAATAAAGGCTATAGAACAAGGCTGTGCAGCTTATACAAATGTAGAGGGAAATTTGGATGTATTGCAAGCCATACAGACGAAATTTAAAAGGGATAATGATTTAGATTATGATACAAGCGAGATTATAACCAATGTTGGAGCCAAGCAGTCTTTGTTTAACTGCATACAATGCTTGCTAGAAGAAGGCGATGAGGCTATCATACCTGCTCCTTGCTGGGTTAGTTATCCTGAAATGGTGAAATTTGCCGGTGCAAAACCTGTTTTGGTGCAAACCAAGGAAGAAAATTCATTTAAGCTAAAAGCTGATGAGCTTAAAAAGGCCATTACAAGCAAGAGCAAAATGCTTATACTTAACTACCCGTCAAATCCCGTTGGGGCTGTGTATTCTAAAGATGAGCTAAAGGAATTAGCCGCTGTTCTAGAAGGAAGCGATATAGTTGTTTTAAGCGATGAGATGTATGAAAAACTACAGTATGACAATGAAGATTTTTTTTCTTTCGCTAAGGCAAGTGATGACGCCTTAAAAAGAACTGTTACTATAAATGGACTTTCTAAGTGTGCTGCTATGCCGGGTTGGCGTTTTGGCTATATGGCTTGCAAGGACAAAGAACTTATAAAGGCTCTTAAAAAGCTTCAATCTCAAAGCACTTCAAACATATGCTCTATAGTGCAAAAGGCTGCTATTCCTGTCTTGCTTGGTGAGGTGGATGAGGATATAGAAATGATGAGGAATGAGTTTGAAAAAAGACGAAACAAAGCTTATGAGATGATAAATTCTATAGAGGGCTTAAAGATTAGCAATACCCCGAAGGGAGCTTTTTATCTTTTTATTAATATTCAAGATGTAGAAAAGGACTCTATGCTTTTTTGCAAAAGATTGCTAGAGGAGCAAAAAGTAGCCTTGGTGCCGGGTCTTGGCTTTGGCATGGATGGTTTTGTGAGATTTTCTTACGCTACAAGCATGGATAACATCGTAAAAGGTATACAAAGAATACAAGAATTTGTGAAAAATTACAAAGCTTAA
- a CDS encoding RidA family protein — protein sequence MQKYPKAIGPYSVYRVVNGFLFASGQIPINPESGNIESSDIKEQTKQSLKNIEAILKENNLSFADVVKTTVFLTDINDFASVNEVYAEFFKEPYPARSAIAVKDLPKNALVEIEIIAFKG from the coding sequence ATGCAAAAATATCCAAAGGCTATAGGTCCTTACTCTGTTTATAGAGTAGTAAATGGTTTTTTATTTGCCTCAGGACAAATTCCAATAAACCCTGAAAGTGGCAACATAGAAAGCTCTGACATAAAAGAGCAAACCAAACAAAGTTTAAAAAACATCGAAGCTATTTTGAAAGAAAATAATTTAAGCTTTGCAGATGTTGTAAAAACAACTGTGTTTTTAACTGATATAAATGATTTTGCTAGTGTAAATGAGGTTTATGCTGAATTTTTTAAAGAACCTTACCCAGCACGCTCGGCCATCGCTGTAAAAGATCTGCCAAAAAATGCACTTGTCGAGATAGAAATCATCGCTTTTAAGGGCTAA
- a CDS encoding MmgE/PrpD family protein: MFYSQHLASFILDTKEIPAEVKNRAKELMLDSIGTALAASKEQSVLRAFEAFKAMSCKEAKEAKIWFSDESIEAQYAAMLNGFAAHALDYDDTHTEAILHASAILTPLCLTWGFSIGADGDKILRAFVLGWEIGARLGVASKGSFHKRGFHTTALCGTYAATVASAILLDLNEEELINALGIAASFSAGINEFLSNGSNSKLLHIANAIRNGIFIAKLAKAKLSGPLSVFEGRDNFFRAFGIEQDCDKDVLVKELGKSYAVMQVSIKPYPTCHFAHGLIDCALELRKDGLKDEDISSIKCFVDEVPISFICDPLEKKYEPKSAYEAKFSMPFLFALAFKDGFLSLKSLENLNREDVLSFAKKISYEKRVSSGFPKYFPGHLEALLKDGKIIKKDVFINKGNFDNPLSFEELKAKFLYNAKLSISEEKALNIITQIKNLENLKTFTI; encoded by the coding sequence ATGTTTTACAGCCAACACTTAGCCTCCTTTATCTTAGATACAAAAGAAATACCAGCTGAGGTAAAAAACAGAGCAAAAGAATTGATGTTAGATAGCATAGGAACAGCCCTAGCTGCCTCTAAGGAACAAAGCGTTTTAAGAGCTTTTGAGGCTTTTAAGGCTATGTCTTGTAAGGAGGCAAAGGAGGCTAAAATTTGGTTTAGCGATGAAAGCATAGAAGCACAATATGCTGCTATGTTAAATGGCTTTGCTGCTCACGCTCTTGATTATGATGATACTCATACAGAGGCTATCTTACACGCTAGTGCCATACTCACGCCACTTTGTCTTACTTGGGGCTTTAGCATTGGTGCTGATGGGGATAAAATTCTAAGAGCCTTTGTTTTGGGCTGGGAGATAGGTGCTAGGCTAGGCGTAGCCTCTAAGGGAAGCTTTCATAAAAGAGGCTTTCACACTACAGCCTTGTGCGGAACTTATGCAGCCACTGTAGCTTCTGCAATACTTCTTGATTTAAACGAAGAAGAGCTTATAAATGCACTTGGCATAGCAGCTTCATTTTCTGCAGGCATAAATGAGTTTTTGTCAAATGGTTCAAATTCAAAGCTTTTGCATATAGCAAATGCCATTAGAAATGGAATTTTCATAGCAAAACTTGCTAAGGCAAAGCTTAGCGGTCCTTTGAGCGTGTTTGAGGGTAGGGATAATTTTTTTCGTGCCTTTGGTATAGAACAAGATTGCGATAAAGATGTCCTTGTAAAAGAGCTTGGCAAAAGCTATGCCGTAATGCAAGTATCCATAAAGCCATACCCAACTTGTCATTTTGCACACGGGCTTATAGACTGTGCCTTAGAGCTTAGAAAAGACGGGCTTAAGGATGAGGATATAAGTAGTATAAAATGCTTTGTAGATGAGGTGCCAATAAGCTTTATTTGCGACCCACTTGAAAAAAAATACGAGCCAAAAAGTGCTTATGAGGCTAAATTTTCTATGCCTTTTTTATTTGCCTTAGCCTTTAAAGATGGCTTTTTATCTCTTAAATCCTTAGAAAATTTAAACAGAGAAGATGTTTTAAGCTTTGCTAAGAAAATTTCTTATGAAAAAAGAGTCTCAAGTGGCTTTCCAAAGTATTTTCCCGGACATTTAGAAGCTCTTTTAAAGGATGGTAAAATTATAAAAAAAGATGTCTTTATAAATAAGGGAAATTTTGACAATCCTTTGAGTTTTGAGGAGTTAAAAGCAAAATTCTTATATAATGCTAAGCTTAGCATTAGCGAGGAAAAGGCTTTAAATATAATAACTCAGATTAAAAACTTAGAAAATTTAAAGACTTTTACCATCTAA
- the hisS gene encoding histidine--tRNA ligase, with product MISSVKGTQDLIDKKATLYEKIIKTCEEVAKNYSFSFINLPHMELSALFKRSVGESSDIVGKEMYEFKDKSDREIALRPEGTASAVRAYLNAKFDKNKAAKRWFYHGSMFRYERPQKGRFREFHQFGVESFGEKSVYEDINLIFILDEIFKKLGIKSTLKINSLGCEACMPKFREKLIEFLNAQSGFCEDCLRRKELNPIRVLDCKQETCKNLLIKHPKMRDCLCETCKTDFELLQKVLKDNEVKFEVDDRLVRGLDYYSKTAFEFENDSIGAKAAIAGGGRYDRLLQDLGSKGGYGVGFAIGIERIMDILEQNEAKTDDENLIYFCILNEELLQDSISLVKKLRQNKKVFMNYEAKKLSKHLELADNMNACVFLCMGDDEFKEGKIFYKNLKSKIDKKILINDLENFL from the coding sequence ATGATTAGTTCGGTAAAAGGAACTCAAGATTTAATAGACAAAAAAGCCACCTTGTATGAAAAAATCATAAAAACCTGCGAGGAAGTGGCCAAAAACTATTCCTTTAGCTTTATAAATTTACCGCATATGGAGCTTAGTGCTTTATTTAAACGAAGCGTTGGGGAAAGCTCTGATATAGTTGGCAAGGAAATGTATGAATTTAAAGACAAATCAGACAGAGAAATTGCACTAAGGCCTGAAGGAACTGCAAGTGCTGTAAGGGCTTATCTAAACGCAAAATTTGATAAGAACAAAGCTGCGAAAAGGTGGTTTTACCACGGCTCAATGTTTAGATACGAAAGGCCTCAAAAAGGCAGGTTTAGGGAATTTCATCAATTCGGCGTAGAAAGCTTTGGCGAAAAGAGCGTTTATGAGGATATTAACTTGATTTTTATCCTGGATGAAATTTTCAAAAAGCTTGGTATAAAATCAACGCTTAAAATAAATTCTTTAGGCTGTGAAGCTTGTATGCCTAAATTTAGAGAAAAATTGATTGAATTTTTAAACGCTCAAAGTGGATTTTGCGAGGACTGCTTAAGACGCAAAGAACTAAACCCCATAAGAGTTTTAGATTGTAAGCAAGAAACTTGTAAAAATTTGCTCATCAAACACCCAAAAATGAGAGACTGTTTGTGTGAAACTTGCAAAACAGACTTTGAGCTTTTGCAAAAAGTTTTAAAGGATAATGAAGTTAAATTTGAAGTGGATGATAGGCTTGTTAGAGGACTTGATTATTACAGCAAAACGGCCTTTGAATTTGAAAATGATAGCATAGGTGCAAAAGCAGCTATTGCTGGTGGCGGAAGGTATGATAGGTTGCTGCAAGATTTAGGCTCTAAAGGTGGATATGGGGTTGGCTTTGCTATAGGCATTGAAAGAATTATGGACATTTTAGAGCAAAACGAGGCAAAAACGGACGATGAAAATCTTATATATTTTTGCATTTTAAATGAAGAGCTCTTGCAAGATAGCATAAGCTTGGTGAAAAAACTAAGGCAAAACAAAAAAGTTTTTATGAATTATGAGGCTAAAAAGCTTTCAAAGCATTTAGAATTAGCTGACAACATGAATGCTTGTGTATTTTTGTGCATGGGTGATGATGAATTTAAAGAGGGAAAGATTTTTTATAAGAATTTAAAGAGTAAAATAGATAAAAAAATACTCATAAATGACTTGGAGAATTTTTTATGA
- the dcuC gene encoding C4-dicarboxylate transporter DcuC, giving the protein MLAMFFALASIFLLVFMLSKKINAHMALLLSGLLLLSLAAIFNLHPYIVEKGSLHLAFFDIFEVFNQKMSSTLAGLGLTLMSIAGFSAYMDHVGASYALFKVFEKPLKMVKQPLILLLVAYFIVQFMVLFIPSHAGLALLLMVTMYPILVRSGVSKLSALSVIAICQYIDHGPGSGNVIFAAKQANIDPATYFVSYQLPTTIPIIIAVGLSIYFCAKFFDKKEGFVFDKELVEKELNESKGKEEELKKPPKIYAILPVLPLILILGFSPVLDSILVALNIFTQEQMDEYAKTAIRTNVPVAMFISTFVAIAFEMIRYKSVVDTLNSIMIFFKGMGNLFVITVSLIVCGQVFAEGLLNVGFVDILISFAKDLGFGAFAIIIFVSLLLAVSAFFMGSGNAAFFSFAPLIPNIAKSFSLDTITMIAPIQIMTGFGRCVSPIAPAILAISAMAKVNPLQVVKRTAIPMLVATITNIICTYIYL; this is encoded by the coding sequence ATGTTAGCTATGTTTTTTGCTCTTGCTTCTATATTTTTACTTGTTTTTATGCTTAGTAAAAAGATAAATGCACATATGGCTTTGCTTTTAAGTGGTCTTTTGCTACTTTCTTTAGCAGCTATATTTAATCTACATCCTTATATAGTCGAGAAAGGCTCTTTACATTTAGCCTTTTTTGATATATTTGAGGTCTTTAATCAAAAGATGTCTAGCACCCTAGCAGGACTTGGTTTAACTCTTATGAGTATTGCCGGATTTTCCGCTTATATGGATCATGTTGGGGCGTCTTATGCACTTTTTAAGGTTTTTGAAAAGCCTTTAAAAATGGTTAAGCAACCTCTAATTTTGCTACTTGTTGCTTATTTTATAGTGCAGTTTATGGTTCTTTTCATACCATCTCACGCAGGTTTGGCTCTACTTTTAATGGTTACTATGTATCCTATACTTGTAAGATCTGGCGTGTCAAAATTATCAGCCCTAAGCGTTATAGCCATTTGTCAGTATATAGACCACGGACCAGGCTCAGGCAATGTTATCTTTGCGGCAAAACAAGCAAACATAGATCCTGCGACTTATTTTGTCTCTTATCAACTACCAACCACCATACCTATAATCATAGCGGTTGGACTTTCCATTTATTTTTGTGCTAAGTTTTTTGACAAAAAAGAAGGCTTTGTCTTTGATAAAGAGCTTGTAGAAAAAGAGCTAAATGAAAGCAAGGGCAAGGAAGAAGAGCTTAAAAAACCACCTAAAATTTATGCTATTTTACCGGTTTTACCTCTTATCTTAATACTTGGTTTTTCTCCTGTTTTAGATAGCATTTTAGTAGCCTTAAATATCTTTACTCAAGAGCAAATGGATGAATACGCTAAAACAGCCATACGCACAAATGTTCCTGTGGCTATGTTTATTTCTACCTTTGTGGCAATAGCCTTTGAAATGATAAGATATAAGAGTGTTGTAGATACTTTAAATTCCATTATGATTTTCTTTAAGGGAATGGGAAATTTATTTGTAATAACCGTTTCTTTGATAGTTTGTGGTCAAGTCTTTGCGGAAGGGCTTTTAAATGTAGGCTTTGTGGATATTTTAATATCCTTTGCAAAGGACTTAGGCTTTGGTGCCTTTGCTATCATCATCTTTGTATCCTTGCTTTTGGCTGTTTCAGCCTTTTTTATGGGAAGCGGAAATGCGGCATTTTTTTCATTTGCCCCTCTTATACCAAATATAGCAAAGTCTTTTTCGCTTGATACTATAACTATGATAGCACCTATTCAAATAATGACGGGTTTTGGTAGATGTGTAAGCCCTATAGCACCCGCAATATTGGCAATATCAGCTATGGCAAAGGTAAATCCTTTGCAAGTCGTAAAAAGAACAGCTATACCTATGCTTGTAGCTACTATAACAAATATAATTTGCACGTATATTTATCTGTAA
- the speA gene encoding biosynthetic arginine decarboxylase, protein MNNYGLDIWANDNFIIKNGKICVNANKKPAIIDMVKELRADGYKGPLLLRFPHLIQKQIEKIYESFAKAKKEFNYKGKFNAVYPLKVNQYPGFVKNLVKLGKAYNYGLEAGSKAELLLAMAYNNENAPITVNGFKDRELINIGFIAREMGHNITLTIEGLNELEAIIDIAKQRFKPKPNIGLRVRLHSVGSGIWAKSGGINSKFGLTSTELIEAMCLLKKNKLLDQFTMIHFHIGSQITEIQPLKKALNEAGNIYTELRKMGAKNLRAINLGGGLAVEYSQFKNEKKRNYTLSEYANDVLFILKNIAEQKKDLEPDVFIESGRFVAANHAVLVAPVLELFSQEYTEEKLNLKDKNPKLIDELYDLYKSIKPMNALEYLHDSLDCMESILTLFDLGYVDLHDRSNAEILVHLIAKKAILILGKEEYSADLLALQEEVQERYLVNFSIFQSMPDFWGLAQNFPIVPLHKLDEEPTRSASIWDITCDSDGEISYSKDNPLFLHDVDVEKENYFLGFFLVGAYQEVLGMRHNLFIHPTEATIKLNDKGYEIKSIIEAQSILDTLEDLDYDIHSIKDILNERIANSKLVNESQKKQILGELYLFLNDNGYLRSVDI, encoded by the coding sequence ATGAACAACTACGGCTTAGATATTTGGGCTAATGATAATTTTATAATAAAAAATGGCAAAATTTGCGTAAATGCAAACAAAAAGCCAGCTATAATTGACATGGTAAAAGAACTAAGAGCTGACGGATATAAGGGTCCCTTGCTGCTTCGCTTTCCACATCTAATACAAAAGCAAATAGAAAAAATTTACGAAAGCTTTGCCAAGGCTAAAAAGGAATTTAACTACAAGGGCAAATTTAACGCTGTATATCCGCTAAAGGTAAATCAATACCCAGGTTTTGTTAAAAATCTCGTAAAGCTTGGAAAGGCTTATAACTACGGGCTTGAAGCAGGTAGCAAGGCTGAATTACTTTTAGCCATGGCTTATAACAACGAAAACGCACCCATAACAGTAAATGGCTTTAAGGATAGAGAGTTAATTAACATAGGCTTCATAGCTAGGGAAATGGGGCATAATATCACCTTGACCATAGAGGGCTTAAACGAGCTTGAAGCCATAATAGATATAGCAAAGCAAAGGTTTAAACCAAAACCAAATATAGGACTTAGAGTGAGGCTACACTCCGTTGGCTCAGGAATTTGGGCTAAAAGCGGGGGCATAAACTCTAAATTTGGACTTACCTCAACAGAGCTCATAGAAGCAATGTGCCTTTTAAAGAAAAACAAGCTTTTAGACCAATTCACAATGATACATTTTCACATAGGCTCTCAAATCACTGAAATTCAGCCTCTAAAAAAAGCCTTAAACGAAGCTGGAAACATCTACACAGAACTTAGAAAAATGGGGGCTAAAAATTTAAGAGCTATAAATTTAGGCGGAGGGCTTGCTGTTGAGTATTCTCAGTTTAAAAACGAAAAAAAGCGAAACTATACCTTAAGCGAATATGCAAACGATGTTTTATTTATACTGAAAAATATAGCCGAGCAAAAAAAAGACCTAGAACCAGATGTTTTCATAGAAAGCGGTCGCTTTGTGGCTGCAAATCACGCGGTTTTAGTAGCTCCGGTTTTAGAGCTTTTCTCACAAGAATATACAGAGGAAAAGCTTAATTTAAAGGATAAAAATCCAAAGCTAATCGATGAATTATACGATCTTTACAAAAGCATAAAACCCATGAATGCACTTGAGTATCTGCACGATAGCCTAGACTGCATGGAGAGTATTTTAACACTTTTTGACCTTGGCTATGTTGATTTGCATGACAGGTCTAATGCTGAAATTTTAGTACATCTAATAGCTAAAAAGGCTATTTTAATACTTGGCAAAGAAGAATACTCAGCCGATTTGCTAGCCTTGCAAGAGGAAGTTCAAGAAAGGTATTTGGTAAATTTTTCTATCTTTCAGTCAATGCCAGATTTTTGGGGCTTAGCACAAAATTTCCCTATAGTTCCGCTTCACAAGCTAGATGAGGAGCCAACTAGAAGTGCTAGTATATGGGATATAACCTGTGATAGTGACGGGGAAATTTCATACTCAAAAGATAATCCTTTATTCTTACACGATGTTGATGTTGAAAAAGAAAACTACTTTTTAGGCTTTTTCTTAGTTGGTGCTTATCAGGAGGTGTTGGGAATGCGACATAATCTTTTCATCCACCCAACAGAAGCTACAATTAAATTAAACGATAAGGGCTATGAAATAAAAAGCATAATAGAAGCGCAGTCTATACTTGACACGCTTGAGGATTTAGATTATGATATACACAGCATAAAAGACATTTTAAACGAAAGAATTGCAAATTCAAAGTTAGTAAATGAAAGTCAGAAAAAACAAATCCTAGGGGAACTGTATTTGTTTTTAAATGATAATGGTTATTTAAGAAGTGTGGATATATGA
- the cysE gene encoding serine O-acetyltransferase, whose protein sequence is MNIFKLIKEDLSQPKLQDPAFSSYIELFFNYPGVWSVVNYRFAHFFYEKNFKRLARIISGISTFLTKVDLHPGAKLGRRIFIDHALGVVIGQTCIIEDDVIIYQGVTLGSTNANTKSKRHPTIKKGVIIGSGAKILGNITVGENAKIGSNAVVVKDVPANSTAIGIPSHIIKTKNERANFESLCDDKVSMLEQKLQELERKINDIQK, encoded by the coding sequence ATGAATATTTTTAAGCTTATAAAAGAAGATTTGTCTCAACCAAAGTTGCAAGACCCGGCCTTTAGCTCTTATATAGAATTATTTTTTAATTATCCGGGCGTGTGGAGCGTGGTGAATTACCGCTTTGCGCATTTTTTTTATGAAAAAAATTTCAAAAGATTAGCAAGGATAATTAGCGGCATATCAACCTTTTTAACCAAGGTAGACCTTCACCCAGGCGCTAAACTTGGAAGGAGAATTTTTATAGATCATGCTTTAGGAGTTGTTATAGGGCAAACTTGTATCATAGAAGATGATGTTATCATATATCAAGGAGTGACGCTTGGCTCAACAAACGCTAACACAAAATCCAAAAGACACCCAACCATAAAAAAAGGTGTGATAATAGGCTCGGGTGCGAAAATTTTAGGTAATATTACGGTAGGAGAAAATGCAAAAATAGGGTCTAATGCAGTAGTTGTAAAAGATGTTCCAGCAAACTCAACAGCTATTGGAATTCCATCACACATCATCAAAACAAAGAACGAAAGGGCAAATTTCGAAAGCTTGTGTGATGATAAGGTAAGTATGCTAGAACAAAAATTACAAGAATTAGAAAGAAAAATCAACGATATTCAAAAATAA
- the purB gene encoding adenylosuccinate lyase: MTGVSVFDMRILQDSWSTKAMRDVFSEENRIQKWLDVEAALAKAQASLGIIPKEAADEIAKKAFYKFMDMDFIFTEFKKTKHPLVPTVRGLEKACENGFGEFVHFGVTTQDIIDTGLVLQFKEGLKLIKEKLKDIAKSLKNIASEHKNTAMMGRTLALQALPITFGHKVAIWLSELARHYDRIEELEKRLYVGSIVGAVGTKASLSDKCNEVEKLTLESLGLCVPDISWQPARDRFIELGFVLGNINATFNKIAHQILLLAHNEIDELAEPFGKGQVGSSTMPHKRNPALSENAVTVSNTFKSNLAILSDIERHEHERDGQVWKMEWKLLPEMFLMLSVVLENMAFVLADLDVKKEQMKRNLNTLKGFVLAERIMFALSDTYGKQHAHEIVYENAMRGMEKNLSFKEVLLEDERVSKILDEKALDELMDASTYVGYAPKLVDEFLEKISSAKILN, encoded by the coding sequence ATGACAGGAGTTAGCGTTTTTGATATGAGAATTTTACAAGATTCTTGGAGCACAAAGGCTATGCGTGATGTTTTTAGCGAGGAAAATAGAATTCAAAAATGGCTAGATGTAGAAGCTGCTTTGGCTAAAGCTCAAGCTTCTTTAGGCATCATACCTAAAGAAGCAGCTGATGAGATAGCTAAAAAAGCCTTTTATAAATTTATGGATATGGATTTTATCTTTACTGAGTTTAAAAAGACAAAACATCCTTTAGTGCCTACTGTTAGAGGGCTTGAAAAGGCTTGTGAAAATGGCTTTGGAGAATTTGTGCATTTTGGAGTTACAACCCAAGACATCATAGATACAGGACTTGTTTTGCAGTTTAAAGAGGGTTTAAAACTTATAAAAGAAAAGCTAAAAGATATAGCTAAATCCCTAAAAAATATAGCCAGTGAGCATAAAAACACGGCTATGATGGGAAGAACCCTTGCCTTACAAGCCTTGCCTATAACCTTTGGACACAAGGTAGCCATTTGGCTTAGCGAGCTTGCAAGACATTACGACAGAATAGAAGAGCTAGAAAAAAGGCTTTATGTAGGTTCTATAGTAGGAGCTGTTGGCACTAAGGCAAGTTTAAGTGATAAATGCAATGAGGTTGAAAAGCTTACTCTTGAAAGCTTGGGTCTTTGTGTGCCAGATATTTCTTGGCAACCAGCAAGGGATAGATTTATAGAACTTGGCTTTGTTTTAGGAAACATAAATGCCACCTTTAACAAAATAGCTCATCAAATTTTACTCCTAGCACATAATGAAATAGACGAGTTAGCAGAGCCTTTTGGCAAGGGTCAAGTTGGAAGCTCAACTATGCCACACAAAAGAAATCCAGCCCTAAGCGAAAATGCCGTAACAGTAAGCAATACCTTTAAATCAAATTTAGCTATCTTAAGCGATATAGAAAGACACGAGCACGAAAGAGATGGACAGGTTTGGAAGATGGAGTGGAAACTTTTACCTGAAATGTTTTTAATGCTTTCTGTAGTGCTTGAAAATATGGCCTTTGTTTTGGCTGATTTAGATGTTAAAAAAGAGCAAATGAAAAGGAATTTAAACACCTTAAAAGGCTTTGTCTTAGCTGAAAGAATTATGTTTGCCCTAAGCGATACTTACGGTAAGCAACACGCACACGAGATAGTTTATGAAAATGCTATGCGTGGCATGGAGAAAAATTTAAGCTTTAAAGAAGTTTTACTAGAAGATGAAAGAGTTAGTAAAATTTTAGATGAAAAGGCACTTGATGAGTTAATGGACGCTAGTACTTATGTGGGTTATGCACCAAAACTTGTTGATGAGTTTTTAGAAAAAATATCCTCAGCAAAAATTTTAAATTAG
- the metC gene encoding cystathionine beta-lyase: MKEKTKLIHIARGDESLEARPVNPTVMRASTILFKNHEAWQKYRELRKTKRVLSYGARGTTTNFELEKLICELEGGYRAQLFPTGLAALGMVLMNYASKDAHILITDAIYGPVRAICENFLAKMGVEIEFLKADASDVEQKIKANTKLILCESPGSILYEIIDLPKLCKIAHSHNIPVAIDNTYSSGYFLNPLKLGVDISVIAATKYLGGHSDVMMGIVVINEKEWKNFDKLPEILGFNASPDDCYLVLRGMRTLDVRMRAHEKNANEIVEFLSSRKEIKKIYFPALKSHEGHEIFKRDHKGSNGMLTIEFNENISKEEAIKFVDNLELFSIGASWGGYESLATVTVPPRTVTDYSKSGVFVRFHIGLEDTQDLIADLKQAFDKMK, encoded by the coding sequence ATGAAAGAAAAAACCAAATTAATTCACATTGCAAGAGGAGATGAAAGCCTAGAGGCAAGACCTGTAAATCCGACTGTTATGAGAGCTTCTACTATACTTTTTAAAAATCACGAAGCTTGGCAAAAATACAGAGAGCTAAGAAAAACTAAAAGAGTTTTAAGTTACGGTGCTCGTGGAACTACTACAAATTTTGAGCTTGAAAAACTTATATGCGAACTTGAAGGTGGATATAGAGCTCAGCTTTTCCCAACAGGACTTGCAGCACTTGGAATGGTTTTGATGAATTATGCTAGTAAAGACGCACATATACTAATAACAGATGCCATTTATGGACCAGTTAGAGCTATTTGTGAAAATTTCTTAGCAAAAATGGGCGTTGAGATTGAATTTTTAAAGGCTGACGCAAGTGATGTGGAGCAAAAGATAAAAGCAAATACAAAGCTTATTTTATGCGAAAGCCCGGGTTCTATACTTTATGAGATTATAGATTTGCCAAAACTATGCAAGATAGCACATTCTCACAATATACCAGTTGCTATTGATAATACATATTCAAGCGGGTATTTTTTAAACCCTTTGAAACTCGGAGTTGATATAAGTGTTATAGCGGCTACAAAGTATCTTGGCGGACATAGCGATGTAATGATGGGTATAGTTGTTATAAATGAAAAAGAATGGAAAAATTTTGATAAATTGCCAGAAATTTTAGGCTTTAATGCAAGCCCAGATGATTGTTATTTGGTGCTTAGAGGTATGAGAACACTTGATGTTAGAATGAGGGCTCACGAAAAAAATGCTAATGAAATTGTTGAATTTTTATCAAGCAGAAAAGAAATAAAAAAGATATATTTTCCAGCCCTAAAAAGCCACGAAGGACACGAAATCTTTAAAAGAGACCATAAGGGCTCAAATGGTATGCTAACCATAGAATTTAATGAAAATATAAGCAAGGAAGAAGCTATAAAATTTGTGGATAATTTAGAGCTTTTTTCCATAGGAGCCTCTTGGGGAGGTTATGAGAGCTTAGCTACTGTAACTGTGCCTCCTAGAACTGTTACTGATTACAGCAAAAGCGGGGTTTTTGTGAGATTTCACATAGGGCTTGAGGATACGCAGGATTTAATAGCTGATTTAAAACAAGCTTTTGATAAGATGAAATAA